GTTCACCATCATGCAGGGCCTGGTGGCGTTGACCATTCCGGATTACTACGTCATAGCCGAGGCTGATCTCTTAGGCTTCAACTTCGGACTGTGGGGCACCCTGCTCCTCATCTGGGGCGTGCTCCTGTGGGCGGCCGCGTTCGGGTCGCTCAACGAGGCCGCCTGGGCGCGGACGGCGGGGGTCGCGCTGGCCGCGATCAGCGCCGTGATCCAGCTCGCCTTCCTGCCGGCCTACCCGTTCTGGTCGGCGATCATGGTCGCCCTCAGCGTCCTGGCGATCTACGGCATGACCACCGGGCAGAGCAAGGCCGAAGCGACCCCGTCGGCCTACCGGGCGGGGCGCAGCGACGCCGCGACCATGCCCGAACCGCGGTCCGGGACGCACGCCGCTCCCGACACGTCCCCCAACGCACCGGGCGCGCACGAGCGCCAGCGCCCGTGAGGAGTCGACGTCGTCGTTCGGCGGCGCCCGGTGAGCACGGACTCACCGGGCGCCGCCCGGTTCACCCCGCCGGTTCGAAGGACCGGGTCATCTCGTCGAGCAGGGCCCGGTCGGCCTCCCAGTCCTCCTCCGGGGAGACCAGGAACAGGGCGTAGCCCTTCTCCTCGGTGTGGAACGCCCGGTTGACCGCGTGCATCCGGCCGCCGGAGCCGTCGAAGGCGAACTCCCAGTCGGCGGCGCTGACGTAGTCGTCGAGGTAGGGCTCGTCCAGCGCGGTGATGGACACGAGCTCGTAGCCGCCGAAGTTGGCCGAGATCGCGCCCTCCTGGGCCTCCCAGTCCTCCTTGGCGTTGTCCCCCGGGTCGTCGGTCTGGTCGACCTGGAGGTAGCCGCCGGCCGGGTCGGTGAAGAACACCCCGCCGTCGCGGCGCTCCACCTCCCAGCCCTCGGGCACGTCGAGGGAGAAGCCGGTCTCGTCCTCGTGCCGGGCCATGGGCGGGCCCGCCTCCTCCGGCTCCGGGGACTCCTCGGCCCCGTCGGCGGGCTCCTCCTGCCCCGCCGACTCCGCGGAGTCGGCCAGACCGGCCTCGGTGCCCGCCGAACTCCCGCCCGCGCCGCCGCCCGTCGACTCGGCGCTGGTCTCGCGCCCCAGCCACAGGGCGAGCCCGGCCACGACCACGAGCGCCACGACCGCCAGCACGGCCGCGAGGACGTACCTGGCGTACCTCTGGGGGTCGCCGGGACCGCTGCCGGCGCCCGGCCCCGGCGGGGCCGGGGCGGGCGCCGGAGCCGCGGCGAAGGAGGCGGTGTTCCCGGTGGGCTCGGGACCGCCGTCCCGGACGGCCCGCGCCTCCTCGGGGTCCATCGCCGCGACGCGGTACAGCGCCTCGCGGGCCTGCTCCACGGTGAGCCGCCGCCCGGGGTCCTTCCGCAGCAGCCCCTCCAGCACCGGACGCAGGGGGCCGGCCGCCTCGGGGGGCGGCACGTCCTCGGTGACGACGGCGGTCAGCGTCGCCATGGGGCTGGAGCGCTGGAACGGCGGGGTGCCCTCCACCGCCGCGTACAGGGTCACGCCGAGGGCCCACATGTCCGTCGCCGGCCCGGCGGGTTCGCCGCGGGCCTGCTCCGGCGCGAGGTAGTTGGGCGAGCCCAGGAGGTTGCCGGTGTTGGTCAGGCTGGTGCTGCCCTCCAGCCGCGCGATGCCGAAGTCGGTGAGCACGGCGCGGTCGTCCTTGGCGACCAGCACGTTGCCGGGCTTGATGTCGCGGTGCACGACGCCCCGGGAGTGCGCGAGGGCCAGCGCCGCGACCACCTGCAGGCCGATTCCGGCCATCCGCACGGGC
This sequence is a window from Spinactinospora alkalitolerans. Protein-coding genes within it:
- a CDS encoding serine/threonine-protein kinase — protein: MSTEQSEPGHLLAGRYRMSHLIGEGGMGRVWQGSDELLDRPVAIKELTLSTHLPKHEVEILRTRMLREARSAAQLSHPSIITVFDVVEGDDRPWIVMELVRGHSLSELIKEHGTLQPVRMAGIGLQVVAALALAHSRGVVHRDIKPGNVLVAKDDRAVLTDFGIARLEGSTSLTNTGNLLGSPNYLAPEQARGEPAGPATDMWALGVTLYAAVEGTPPFQRSSPMATLTAVVTEDVPPPEAAGPLRPVLEGLLRKDPGRRLTVEQAREALYRVAAMDPEEARAVRDGGPEPTGNTASFAAAPAPAPAPPGPGAGSGPGDPQRYARYVLAAVLAVVALVVVAGLALWLGRETSAESTGGGAGGSSAGTEAGLADSAESAGQEEPADGAEESPEPEEAGPPMARHEDETGFSLDVPEGWEVERRDGGVFFTDPAGGYLQVDQTDDPGDNAKEDWEAQEGAISANFGGYELVSITALDEPYLDDYVSAADWEFAFDGSGGRMHAVNRAFHTEEKGYALFLVSPEEDWEADRALLDEMTRSFEPAG
- a CDS encoding DUF7144 family membrane protein, with translation MNMRANGWSVFAAVMLMIAGTFTIMQGLVALTIPDYYVIAEADLLGFNFGLWGTLLLIWGVLLWAAAFGSLNEAAWARTAGVALAAISAVIQLAFLPAYPFWSAIMVALSVLAIYGMTTGQSKAEATPSAYRAGRSDAATMPEPRSGTHAAPDTSPNAPGAHERQRP